In the Sarcophilus harrisii chromosome 3, mSarHar1.11, whole genome shotgun sequence genome, one interval contains:
- the TMEM147 gene encoding transmembrane protein 147 gives MRRLLEKRPVSQGRSGCVGESGRPGPGAGRRDPGLQDGSSRGLGAGLDAWLSWEIQDSSWVVSPNSKPWDFSISQEFMKATVDLGDLVGLHLVMSRNAGKGEYKVMVAALGWATAELIMSRCIPLWVGARGIEFDWKYIQMSIDSNISLVHYIAVSALVWMFTRYDLPRNFRPPLTLLLGISVYKAFILEAFVHLFSLGSWTALLVRAVMTGVLALSSLSLFVTLVHGN, from the exons ATGCGCAGACTCCTAGAGAAGCGCCCAGTGAGTCAGGGCCGCTCGGGGTGCGTGGGGGAGTCGGGAAGACCCGGACCCGGCGCTGGACGCCGTGATCCCGGTCTTCAGGACGGGTCATCGAGGGGGCTGGGAGCAGGGCTGGACGCTTGGCTCTCCTGGG AAATACAGGACTCCAGCTGGGTGGTCTCTCCCAATTCTAAACCCTGGGACTTCTCCATCTCCCAGGAATTCATGAAGGCAACTGTGGACCTGGGCGACCTCGTGGGCCTCCACCTTGTCATGTCTCGGAACGCCGGGAAGGGCGAGTACAAGGTTATGGTGGCGGCCCTGGGGTGGGCCACAGCAGAGCTCATCATGTCCCG CTGTATCCCTCTCTGGGTCGGGGCCCGGGGCATCGAGTTTGATTGGAAATACATCCAGATGAGCATTGATTCCAACATCAGCTTG GTCCACTACATTGCGGTCTCTGCCCTGGTGTGGATGTTCACTCGATATGACCTGCCACGAAACTTCCGCCCCCCATTGACTCTGCTCTTGGGAATCAGTGTCTACAAAGCCTTTATCCTGGA GGCTTTTGTCCACCTCTTCTCCCTGGGCAGCTGGACGGCGCTGCTGGTCCGAGCGGTGATGACTGGTGTCCTCGCCCTGAgttctctcagtctctttgtcaCTCTTGTACATGGCAACTGA